In Oenanthe melanoleuca isolate GR-GAL-2019-014 linkage group LGE22, OMel1.0, whole genome shotgun sequence, the following proteins share a genomic window:
- the EEF1AKMT3 gene encoding EEF1A lysine methyltransferase 3: MAAPGSHVGTGGGRETEENGGEGEGEGEGEEEEEEEEEEEEEEEEEEEEEEEEEEEEEEEEGEEEEEGEAALRAVFPRDPALFAELFPERRRFRLCGRVLRIAEHHGPRLGPAGAVWEAALSLCRFLGEQNLELAGRRVLELGAGTGIVGIFAAMLGAEVTLTDRPRALPQLRENARRNFPGGAGEPRVRPLRWGRDQRRFAPEFHLILGSDIVYDPRAFAPLLGTLRHLLVPPARALLSARLRRGASRFFRQMLPPFFGVQLLRREPEGDIEIYAVTPLGQGLGSLAGGWGGAEGD, from the exons ATGGCAGCGCCGGGGAGCCACGTGGGGACCGGGGGGGGCCGGGAGACGGAGGAGAAcgggggagagggagagggagagggagagggagaggaagaggaagaggaagaggaagaggaagaggaagaggaagaggaagaggaagaggaagaggaagaggaagaggaagaggaagaggaagaggaaggggaagaggaagaggaaggagaagcgGCGCTGCGGGCCGTGTTCCCCCGCGACCCCGCGCTCTTCGCCGAGCTGTTCCCGGAGCGGCGCCGGTTCCGGCTGTGCGGGCGCGTCCTGCGCATCGCCGAGCACCACGGGCCGCGGCTCGGGCCCGCCGGGGCCGTCTGGGAGGCG gccctgtccctgtgccggTTCCTGGGCgagcagaacctggagctggcggGGCGGCGGGTTCTGGAGCTGGGGGCCGGTACCGGCATCGTGGGAATCTTCGCTGCCATGCTGG GGGCCGAGGTGACGCTGACGGACCGGCCGCGGGCGCTGCCGCAGCTGCGGGAGAACGCGCGGCGCAACTTCCCGGGCGGCGCGGGGGAGCCGCGGGTGCGGCCGCTGCGCTGGGGGCGCGACCAGCGCCGCTTCGCCCCCGAGTTCCACCTCATCCTGGGCTCCGACATCGTGTACGACCCCCGCGCCTTCGCCCCGCTGCTGGGCACCCTCCGGCACCTGCTGGTGCCCCCGGCCCGGGCGCTGCTCAGCGCCCGCCTGCGCCGCGGCGCCTCCCGCTTCTTCCGCCAGATGTTGCCCCCGttttttggggtgcagctgcTGCGGCGGGAGCCCGAGGGGGACATCGAGATCTACGCGGTGACCCCGCTGGGTCAGGGGCTGGGGTCTCTTgcggggggctgggggggtgcGGAGGGGGATTAA